Proteins encoded in a region of the Eulemur rufifrons isolate Redbay chromosome 15, OSU_ERuf_1, whole genome shotgun sequence genome:
- the LOC138395834 gene encoding beta-defensin 110 isoform X1, with product MKIHIKFNIQNIFVIIMSSRSEFEPKYRFERCQKVRGICKTFCDDDEYDYGYCIKWRNQCCI from the exons atgaaaatacatataaaatttaatattcaaaatatatttgtgattATTATGTCAT CCAGAAGTGAGTTTGAACCAAAGTATAGATTTGAGAGATGCCAAAAAGTGAGaggaatatgtaaaacattttgtgATGATGATGAATATGATTATGGATACTGCATTAAATGGAGAAATCAGTGCTGCATATAA